Proteins co-encoded in one Holophagales bacterium genomic window:
- a CDS encoding VWA domain-containing protein has translation MRTSFGAAALSVVFLLAAGAKAQTPVEKTAKAPAKTPAAVKPVAKASQGAREGAGEGVGARGRTAPHRRRLRPRHDGLDGRPHRGAKAKIWSIANQMISAKPTPRLRIGLVGYRDRTDEYVTRRYDLTDDIDTIYGHLQRFQAGGGGDTPESVNQALHEAVHQMSWSPGRDALKIVFLVGDAPPHMDYQDDVKYQATCQAAVKKDLIVNTVQCGGMASTTPVWKEIASLAEGSFVAIGQTGDMQVVSTPMDEELSRLNREIGTTIVAYGSERERGAVMAKQAVAEAAPAAASADRLAYNAATSKVVQGGGDLVDDLNEGRAKLSDLSKDELPAELKGKTPEQQKAYLAQQEAKRKQLQAQVADLVKKRQAYVETEMKKAAAEGKGSAFDVEVARTLKEQAKRKKIAFGTTP, from the coding sequence CGCCGTGAAGCCCGTCGCGAAAGCGAGCCAGGGAGCCCGCGAAGGCGCCGGCGAAGGTGTCGGTGCCCGCGGACGGACGGCCCCGCATCGACGTCGTCTTCGTCCTCGACACGACGGGCTCGATGGGCGGCCTCATCGAGGGGCGAAGGCGAAGATCTGGTCGATCGCGAACCAGATGATCTCGGCGAAGCCGACGCCGCGCCTGAGGATCGGCCTCGTCGGCTACCGGGACAGGACGGACGAGTACGTCACGAGGCGCTACGACCTGACCGACGACATCGACACGATCTACGGCCACCTGCAGAGATTCCAGGCGGGAGGCGGCGGCGACACGCCCGAGTCGGTAAACCAGGCCCTGCACGAGGCCGTGCACCAGATGAGCTGGAGCCCCGGGCGCGACGCGCTGAAGATCGTCTTCCTCGTCGGCGACGCGCCCCCGCACATGGACTACCAGGACGACGTGAAGTACCAGGCGACCTGCCAGGCTGCGGTGAAGAAGGACCTCATCGTCAACACCGTCCAGTGCGGCGGCATGGCGTCGACGACGCCCGTCTGGAAGGAGATCGCGAGCCTCGCCGAGGGGAGCTTCGTGGCGATCGGACAGACCGGCGACATGCAGGTGGTCTCGACGCCGATGGACGAGGAGCTCTCGCGCCTGAACCGCGAGATCGGGACGACGATCGTCGCCTACGGGAGCGAGCGGGAGCGCGGCGCGGTGATGGCCAAGCAGGCCGTCGCCGAGGCGGCCCCGGCCGCGGCCTCGGCCGACCGGCTCGCCTACAACGCCGCGACGTCGAAGGTCGTGCAGGGAGGCGGGGACCTCGTCGACGACCTGAACGAGGGGCGCGCGAAGCTCTCGGACCTTTCGAAGGACGAGCTTCCGGCCGAGCTGAAAGGCAAGACACCGGAGCAGCAGAAGGCGTATCTCGCCCAGCAGGAAGCGAAGAGGAAACAGCTCCAGGCGCAGGTCGCCGACCTCGTGAAGAAGCGGCAGGCCTACGTCGAGACCGAGATGAAGAAGGCGGCGGCCGAGGGGAAGGGGAGCGCCTTCGACGTCGAGGTGGCGCGGACGCTGAAGGAGCAGGCGAAGCGGAAGAAGATCGCGTTCGGAACGACGCCCTGA
- a CDS encoding OmpA family protein yields MRARNLLPLLVMGALPLLGAEPDAEGCKDHPLFTRMAGYRIANCETKEFDSYEFQAGPGKPVKVEGRRTQIAYTIQEGAATPGRPQVLRNYENAVKAIGGTVLTSVDDAVVYLKAARDGKEYWVEVNAYSPEFPALVVVEKTAMKQEVVANADVFANGLRATGHVAVYGIYFDTNKSDVKPESKPALAEIAKLLKKDPGLKLYVVGHTDSTGLLDANMKLSQARGESVVRSLVAEHGLAAARLKGLGVGPAAPVASNDTEEGKAKNRRVELVKQ; encoded by the coding sequence ATGCGTGCACGGAACCTCCTCCCGCTTCTCGTCATGGGCGCACTCCCGCTTCTCGGCGCCGAGCCCGACGCCGAGGGCTGCAAGGACCACCCGCTCTTCACGCGGATGGCCGGGTACCGGATCGCGAACTGCGAGACGAAGGAGTTCGACTCCTACGAGTTCCAGGCAGGGCCTGGGAAACCCGTGAAGGTCGAGGGGCGGCGCACCCAGATCGCCTACACGATCCAGGAAGGGGCCGCCACGCCGGGCCGCCCCCAGGTGCTGCGCAACTACGAGAACGCGGTCAAGGCGATCGGAGGAACGGTCCTCACCTCCGTGGACGACGCCGTCGTTTACCTGAAAGCGGCCCGCGACGGAAAGGAGTACTGGGTCGAGGTGAACGCCTACAGCCCCGAGTTCCCTGCGCTCGTCGTCGTCGAGAAGACGGCCATGAAGCAGGAGGTCGTCGCGAACGCCGATGTGTTCGCGAACGGGCTCCGGGCGACCGGCCACGTGGCGGTCTACGGGATCTACTTCGACACGAACAAGTCCGACGTGAAGCCCGAGTCGAAGCCGGCCCTCGCCGAGATCGCGAAACTCCTGAAGAAGGACCCCGGGCTGAAGCTGTACGTCGTCGGGCACACCGACTCCACCGGCCTCCTCGACGCGAACATGAAGCTGAGCCAGGCGCGCGGGGAGAGCGTCGTGCGGTCGCTCGTCGCCGAGCACGGCCTCGCCGCCGCCCGCCTGAAGGGCCTCGGGGTCGGGCCGGCCGCGCCCGTCGCCTCGAACGACACCGAGGAAGGGAAGGCGAAGAACCGTCGCGTGGAGCTCGTCAAGCAGTAG
- a CDS encoding OmpA family protein, producing MTSSRVLSCAVLLVVASTSLAGGMTDYKGYTDPALFTRMPGAFLSGAGAFKESAFDVYEFPVKSGTKVEKVRVEGRKAVYTYSFDRAAGPVPSGLQVKRNYQAAAKQVGGEILHDSDAAYMNTTLRISKDGRETWVEVLTRAATYYVTIVERQEMKQDVVANADALKGSLARTGHVEVPGIFFDFGKADVKPESEPALREVAKLIQASPGLRLWVVGHTDSVGSAESNVALASGRASSVAAWLTGKLSVDGKRLVPHGVGPYAPVASNATDEGRAKNRRVELVEIR from the coding sequence ATGACGTCGTCGCGCGTCCTGTCCTGCGCCGTCCTCCTCGTCGTGGCGTCCACGTCGCTCGCCGGCGGGATGACGGACTACAAGGGCTACACGGATCCCGCCCTCTTCACCCGGATGCCGGGCGCCTTCCTCTCGGGAGCCGGCGCCTTCAAGGAGTCGGCGTTCGACGTGTACGAGTTCCCGGTGAAGAGCGGTACGAAGGTCGAGAAGGTGCGGGTCGAAGGACGCAAGGCCGTCTACACGTACTCGTTCGACCGGGCCGCGGGACCGGTGCCGAGCGGCCTGCAGGTGAAGCGGAACTACCAGGCCGCGGCGAAGCAGGTCGGCGGCGAGATCCTCCACGACTCCGACGCCGCCTACATGAACACGACGCTCCGCATCTCGAAGGACGGGCGGGAGACGTGGGTGGAGGTCCTCACCCGCGCCGCCACCTACTACGTGACGATCGTCGAGCGGCAGGAGATGAAGCAGGACGTCGTCGCGAACGCCGACGCCCTGAAGGGGAGCCTCGCCCGGACGGGGCACGTGGAGGTCCCCGGCATCTTCTTCGACTTCGGCAAGGCCGACGTGAAGCCCGAGTCGGAGCCGGCCCTGCGCGAGGTCGCCAAGCTCATCCAGGCCAGTCCCGGCCTCAGGCTCTGGGTCGTCGGCCACACCGACTCCGTCGGATCCGCCGAGAGCAACGTCGCCCTCGCCTCCGGCCGGGCCTCCTCGGTCGCCGCCTGGCTCACGGGGAAGCTCTCGGTCGACGGGAAGCGCCTCGTCCCGCACGGCGTCGGCCCCTACGCCCCGGTCGCCTCGAACGCCACCGACGAGGGGCGGGCGAAGAACCGCCGGGTCGAGCTCGTCGAGATCCGGTAG
- a CDS encoding hemerythrin family protein, whose translation MTAAEGRNTLITGNREMDEEHALQLQLLRELMQNLESGDGPAALEVFERLDQFTNAHFLAEELLMRLHSYPQFAAHAAEHAQFVEELKALHERLGGSEAGAVRDDADAFSRRLLAHIATADHALGAFERSGATTTG comes from the coding sequence ATGACGGCAGCAGAAGGACGCAACACCCTGATCACGGGGAACCGGGAGATGGACGAGGAGCACGCCCTCCAGCTCCAGCTGCTGCGGGAGCTGATGCAGAACCTCGAGTCCGGCGACGGCCCCGCCGCCCTCGAGGTCTTCGAGCGCCTCGACCAGTTCACGAACGCGCACTTCCTGGCGGAGGAGCTCCTGATGAGGCTCCACTCCTACCCGCAGTTCGCGGCCCACGCCGCCGAGCACGCGCAGTTCGTCGAGGAGCTGAAGGCCCTCCACGAGCGCCTCGGCGGGAGCGAGGCCGGCGCGGTCCGGGACGACGCGGACGCCTTCTCGCGGCGCCTCCTCGCCCACATCGCCACGGCCGACCACGCCCTCGGGGCGTTCGAGCGATCGGGAGCGACGACGACCGGCTGA
- a CDS encoding aminopeptidase translates to MKEPQIDPDHLDLWARLLVTHSIGGVTPQDRVMIKGERIAWPLMERIEREVIAAGGIPDVCLVPPNNERGKVWSAAMGRGGSEEQLARVPDWHRDRYASMTKYIEVLGAESPASYAGLAREASAALARADRPFADLRLAKRWVITLYPTPAYAEMEGIPLDEYVRFVVDASTIDPRPLLAAEERLEPLFAEGKRMEVVTWHPGEGRELVLTMSLAESIPILSHGLRNVPDGEIFTSPDASSVEGEIYLDLPVLNGGVDISGMHLVFEGGRIVKFSAREGEAQLAAIVGTDDGARRLGEVALGMNPGLTRALKHPLFVEKVGGTLHVAIGASYEGGFERDPKAPDARARLEELAARGILNRSAQHVDIVCDFRAGGCGLRVSIDGRPIVVQGGIWVPG, encoded by the coding sequence GTGAAAGAGCCGCAGATCGACCCCGACCACCTGGATCTCTGGGCCCGCCTCCTCGTCACCCACTCGATCGGCGGAGTCACGCCCCAGGACCGGGTGATGATCAAGGGCGAGCGGATCGCCTGGCCGCTGATGGAGCGGATCGAGCGCGAGGTGATCGCCGCCGGTGGCATCCCCGACGTCTGCCTCGTCCCCCCGAACAACGAGCGGGGAAAGGTCTGGTCGGCGGCCATGGGCCGCGGGGGAAGCGAGGAGCAGCTCGCCCGCGTCCCCGACTGGCACCGCGACCGCTACGCCTCGATGACGAAGTACATCGAGGTCCTGGGGGCCGAGTCGCCCGCGAGCTATGCGGGGCTCGCCCGCGAGGCGTCGGCGGCGCTCGCGCGCGCCGACCGTCCCTTCGCCGACCTGAGGCTGGCGAAGCGGTGGGTCATCACGCTCTACCCCACGCCGGCCTACGCGGAGATGGAGGGAATCCCGCTCGACGAGTACGTCCGATTCGTCGTCGACGCCTCGACGATCGACCCGCGCCCGCTCCTGGCGGCCGAGGAGCGGCTCGAGCCGCTCTTCGCCGAGGGGAAGCGGATGGAGGTCGTCACGTGGCACCCGGGCGAGGGTCGCGAGCTCGTCCTGACGATGAGCCTCGCGGAGTCGATCCCGATCCTGTCGCACGGCCTCAGGAACGTGCCCGACGGGGAGATCTTCACGAGCCCCGACGCCAGCTCCGTCGAGGGAGAGATCTACCTCGACCTCCCCGTCCTCAACGGCGGGGTCGACATCTCGGGAATGCACCTCGTCTTCGAGGGCGGCAGGATCGTGAAGTTCTCGGCGCGCGAGGGAGAGGCGCAGCTGGCGGCCATCGTCGGGACCGACGACGGCGCCCGCCGCCTCGGCGAGGTCGCGCTCGGCATGAATCCCGGCCTCACGCGCGCGCTGAAGCACCCGCTCTTCGTCGAGAAGGTGGGCGGCACGCTCCACGTCGCGATCGGCGCGAGCTACGAGGGCGGCTTCGAGCGCGACCCGAAGGCCCCCGACGCGCGGGCGCGCCTCGAGGAGCTGGCCGCGCGGGGAATCCTGAACCGCTCCGCGCAGCACGTCGACATCGTCTGCGACTTCCGGGCAGGGGGCTGCGGCCTCCGCGTCTCGATCGACGGACGTCCGATCGTCGTCCAGGGTGGCATCTGGGTCCCGGGCTGA
- a CDS encoding PD40 domain-containing protein encodes MRLRSFAPAALLALLALSPRAGAATTAAPAGPTKMLTQPALSADRVAFVYGNDIWTSRVDGTGVARITSGPGAKTSPAFSPDGSLLAFTGELDGNLDVFVAPATGGVPRRLTWHPSRDTVQGFTPDGKAVLFASPREAFNNRHDQLYTVPVEGGLETKLPIPHAARAVYSPDGKTIAYTPNRPAHLQWKRYRGGTVSRIWLYDVATHAVVKVPQPEGRCNDLTPAWVGETLYLTSDRDGEFNVYAFDAKAKSLAKVTSHADFPVLNAASAAGKIVYEQAGLLHLLDPVTRKASPLPITVNADLLETRPRWAKGAKWVRDASLSPSGTRVALEFRGEIVTVPAEKGDPRYLTATPGAHERGPAWSPDGKEIAYVSDESGEYELVVAPQDGKGTPKRIKVPGSGFYDRLAWAPDSKKIALTDNSWTLWVVDLPTGKTAKVASERLYAPQKTLKPSWSPDSRWVAYTLAGPTYFQTLHVYDVASQKSYPMTDGLSDVSDPVFDKGGKLIWFLASTDAGPARNWFSLNNQDVRVTRAIYVATLKAGTPSPLAKESDEEKGPDAKDTAKDTTKDADKKDDAKADDGKGGKDAKKPDAKKVDPVVIDHEGLASRIVDLPVPPAEIFGLSSPNAGEVWFLRRSDGKTALQKWDTKSRKAETIAPEVDDYEVSFDGKKLLSRVKESWSVGPAGKKGDAKPGDGDGKLKLDAVQVRVDPRAEWPQILDEVWRINRDWFYDPGMHGRDWKAMKAKYAPFVPHLSSRADLTRLINWMCSELAVGHHRTGGGDALAEATPVPGGLLGADYEVANGRYRFRKVFGGLNWNPELRAPLSEPGVEVKTGEYLLAVNGRDLAPPENLYARFEATAGKIVEITVGPTPDGKGSRTVNVVPVAEESALRNRDWVEGNLAKVEKATGGRVAYVYVPNTAGLGHTYFKRYFYPQAWKDAIIVDERFNGGGSVADYYIEALRREPIAWWTFRYGEDMKTPSASIQGPKVMLIDETAGSGGDLLPWMFRKFKVGTLVGQRTWGGLVGILGFPVLMDGANVTAPNLAFWAPEEGFGVENVGVPPDVEVDQTPAEVIAGRDPQLEKAIEIVLEQLKKNPPVAPKRPPFPVR; translated from the coding sequence ATGCGCCTTCGCTCCTTCGCGCCCGCCGCACTCCTCGCGCTCCTCGCCCTCTCGCCCCGCGCCGGCGCGGCCACAACGGCCGCCCCGGCAGGACCGACGAAGATGCTCACGCAGCCGGCCCTCTCGGCCGACCGCGTCGCCTTCGTCTACGGGAACGACATCTGGACGAGCCGCGTCGACGGAACCGGAGTCGCGCGGATCACCTCCGGCCCGGGGGCGAAGACGAGCCCCGCCTTCAGCCCCGACGGATCGCTCCTCGCCTTCACGGGCGAGCTGGACGGCAACCTCGACGTCTTCGTCGCCCCCGCGACCGGCGGCGTGCCCAGGCGCCTCACGTGGCACCCGTCGCGCGACACGGTCCAGGGCTTCACGCCCGACGGCAAGGCCGTTCTCTTCGCCTCCCCGCGCGAGGCGTTCAACAACCGCCACGACCAGCTCTACACGGTGCCGGTGGAGGGAGGCCTCGAGACGAAGCTCCCGATCCCGCACGCCGCCCGGGCCGTCTACTCGCCCGACGGAAAGACGATCGCCTACACCCCGAACCGCCCCGCGCACCTCCAGTGGAAGCGCTACCGCGGCGGTACGGTGTCGCGGATCTGGCTCTACGACGTCGCGACCCACGCCGTCGTGAAGGTCCCGCAGCCCGAGGGGCGCTGCAATGACCTCACCCCCGCCTGGGTCGGAGAAACGCTCTACCTCACGTCCGACCGCGACGGAGAGTTCAACGTCTACGCCTTCGACGCAAAGGCGAAGTCTCTCGCGAAGGTCACGTCCCACGCAGATTTCCCCGTCCTCAACGCGGCCTCCGCCGCCGGGAAGATCGTCTACGAGCAGGCGGGGCTCCTGCACCTCCTCGACCCCGTTACGAGAAAGGCGTCGCCCCTACCGATCACCGTGAACGCCGACCTTCTCGAGACGCGCCCCCGCTGGGCGAAGGGGGCGAAGTGGGTCCGCGACGCGTCGCTCTCCCCCTCGGGCACCCGGGTCGCCCTCGAGTTCCGGGGCGAGATCGTGACGGTGCCGGCCGAGAAGGGCGACCCGCGGTACCTCACCGCGACACCGGGCGCGCACGAGCGCGGTCCGGCCTGGTCGCCCGACGGCAAGGAGATCGCTTACGTCTCCGACGAGAGCGGCGAGTACGAGCTCGTCGTCGCCCCGCAGGACGGCAAGGGGACGCCGAAGCGGATCAAGGTCCCCGGCTCCGGCTTCTACGACCGGCTCGCCTGGGCGCCCGATTCGAAGAAGATCGCCCTCACCGACAACTCCTGGACGCTCTGGGTCGTCGACCTCCCAACGGGCAAGACGGCGAAGGTCGCCTCGGAGCGGCTCTACGCCCCGCAGAAGACGCTGAAACCGAGCTGGTCGCCCGACTCCCGCTGGGTCGCCTACACGCTCGCGGGGCCGACTTACTTCCAGACGCTCCACGTCTACGACGTCGCCTCACAGAAGTCGTACCCGATGACGGACGGCCTCTCCGACGTCTCCGATCCGGTCTTCGACAAGGGCGGCAAGCTCATCTGGTTCCTCGCCTCCACCGACGCGGGCCCGGCCCGGAACTGGTTCTCGCTGAACAACCAGGACGTCCGCGTGACCCGCGCCATCTACGTCGCCACGCTGAAAGCGGGGACGCCGTCGCCCCTCGCGAAAGAGAGCGACGAGGAGAAGGGCCCCGACGCGAAGGACACCGCGAAGGACACGACGAAGGACGCAGACAAGAAGGACGACGCGAAGGCCGACGATGGAAAGGGGGGCAAGGACGCGAAGAAGCCCGACGCGAAGAAGGTCGACCCCGTCGTCATCGACCACGAGGGCCTCGCGAGCCGCATCGTCGACCTCCCCGTGCCGCCGGCCGAGATCTTCGGGCTCTCTTCCCCGAACGCGGGCGAGGTCTGGTTCCTGCGTCGTTCCGACGGAAAGACCGCCCTCCAGAAGTGGGACACGAAGAGCCGCAAGGCCGAGACGATCGCCCCCGAGGTCGACGACTACGAGGTCTCCTTCGACGGGAAGAAGCTCCTCTCCCGCGTCAAGGAAAGCTGGAGCGTCGGACCGGCCGGCAAGAAGGGCGACGCGAAGCCGGGCGACGGCGACGGGAAGCTGAAGCTCGACGCCGTCCAGGTGCGCGTCGACCCGCGCGCCGAGTGGCCGCAGATCCTCGACGAGGTCTGGCGGATCAACCGCGACTGGTTCTACGACCCCGGCATGCACGGGCGCGACTGGAAGGCGATGAAGGCCAAGTACGCGCCGTTCGTTCCCCACCTCTCGTCCCGCGCCGACCTGACCCGGCTCATCAACTGGATGTGCAGCGAGCTGGCCGTCGGCCACCACCGCACCGGCGGGGGCGACGCTCTCGCCGAAGCCACGCCGGTCCCCGGGGGCCTCCTCGGGGCCGACTACGAGGTCGCGAACGGCCGCTACCGCTTCAGGAAGGTCTTCGGAGGCCTGAACTGGAACCCCGAGCTGCGCGCCCCGCTCTCCGAGCCCGGCGTCGAGGTGAAGACGGGCGAGTACCTCCTCGCCGTGAACGGCAGGGACCTCGCGCCCCCCGAGAACCTCTACGCCCGCTTCGAGGCGACCGCCGGGAAGATCGTCGAGATCACCGTCGGCCCGACGCCCGACGGCAAGGGCTCGCGCACCGTGAACGTCGTCCCCGTCGCCGAAGAGTCGGCCCTCAGGAACCGCGACTGGGTCGAGGGGAACCTCGCGAAGGTCGAGAAGGCGACGGGCGGTCGCGTCGCGTACGTCTACGTGCCGAACACGGCCGGCCTCGGCCACACCTACTTCAAGCGCTACTTCTACCCGCAGGCGTGGAAGGACGCGATCATCGTCGACGAGCGGTTCAACGGCGGCGGCAGCGTCGCCGACTACTACATCGAGGCTCTCCGGCGCGAGCCGATCGCCTGGTGGACGTTCCGCTACGGCGAGGACATGAAGACGCCGAGCGCCTCGATCCAGGGGCCGAAGGTGATGCTCATCGACGAGACGGCCGGCTCGGGGGGCGACCTCCTGCCGTGGATGTTCCGGAAGTTCAAGGTCGGGACGCTCGTCGGCCAGAGGACCTGGGGCGGCCTCGTCGGCATTCTCGGCTTCCCGGTCCTGATGGACGGGGCGAACGTCACCGCGCCGAACCTCGCGTTCTGGGCGCCCGAGGAGGGCTTCGGTGTCGAGAACGTCGGCGTCCCGCCCGACGTCGAGGTGGACCAGACCCCGGCCGAGGTGATCGCCGGAAGAGACCCGCAGCTCGAGAAGGCGATCGAGATCGTCCTCGAGCAGCTGAAGAAGAACCCGCCGGTCGCGCCGAAGCGGCCGCCGTTCCCGGTGCGATAG
- a CDS encoding DMT family transporter, with protein MTLRTLGLTAAAMTCFAANSLLCRAALGRELADATTFTSVRLLSGAVALFILVRASGRVAAGTRDVRAAVALFVYAFAFSLAYTRIPAALGALLLFGAVQVTMVGRGIASGERPGASEWFGLTLSLGGLGVLLAPGLRQGDAAGSLLMIGSGIAWGVYSLLGRSSRSGPLAATSTHFAYAAALALAASLVSARFDAPRLSVPGLALAVASGALASGGGYAIWYAALRGLSTTRAALVQLSAPLLAAVGGVLFLGEDVTLRLALAAAAILGGITIAVAGRRA; from the coding sequence ATGACGCTGCGAACCCTGGGGCTGACGGCGGCGGCGATGACCTGCTTCGCCGCGAACTCCCTGCTCTGCCGCGCCGCCCTCGGCCGGGAGCTCGCCGACGCCACGACCTTCACGAGCGTCCGGCTCCTGTCTGGCGCCGTCGCGCTCTTCATCCTCGTCCGGGCGTCCGGGCGCGTCGCGGCGGGGACGCGGGACGTCAGGGCGGCGGTGGCCCTCTTCGTCTATGCGTTCGCGTTCTCCCTGGCCTACACGCGTATCCCTGCAGCGCTCGGGGCGCTCCTCCTCTTCGGGGCCGTTCAGGTCACGATGGTCGGCCGTGGGATCGCCTCCGGAGAACGGCCGGGCGCTTCGGAGTGGTTCGGGCTCACGCTCTCGCTCGGGGGTCTCGGCGTCCTCCTGGCTCCCGGCCTTCGGCAGGGCGATGCCGCCGGGTCGCTGCTGATGATCGGCTCGGGAATCGCGTGGGGCGTCTACTCGCTCCTCGGGCGTTCGAGCCGGAGCGGCCCGCTGGCGGCGACCTCCACCCACTTCGCGTATGCCGCTGCGCTGGCTCTCGCCGCGAGCCTCGTCTCGGCCCGGTTCGACGCGCCGCGCCTCTCGGTCCCGGGGCTCGCTCTCGCCGTGGCCTCGGGTGCGCTCGCCTCCGGGGGCGGTTATGCGATCTGGTACGCGGCGCTGCGGGGCCTGTCGACGACGCGGGCCGCTCTCGTCCAGCTGTCCGCGCCCCTCCTCGCGGCCGTCGGCGGGGTCCTCTTCCTGGGAGAGGACGTCACTCTCCGGCTGGCCCTCGCGGCGGCGGCGATCCTGGGCGGCATCACGATCGCGGTCGCCGGCCGGAGGGCGTAG